The Laspinema palackyanum D2c genome includes the window AACGGTTTGTGCTTTCACGAGCGATCGCAACCAAAAGGGAATAGCCCAAGGATTTGAGGTAGACTGATTTCTCGTTACTTTGTTCTTTCTGGATTCGCTTGTCTTCGGGTTAGGGGTTAATCCTTCTCGGACTCGGGGACTGGATTGAGCCGATCGCAAAGGGGTGACTTGAGCAGGGGTGGGGGAGGCGATCGCTAGGTTTTCTTTCGCTTTTCTTTGGCGAGTTGCGATCGAGGTTACTTTATTACTGGATGTGCCTGCCGAAGTTGGACGGGACCTGATTTTTCTCGGAGCATTTGAGGGTCTGAACGCAACTGTCATAACTTTAACCAATATTAGGCTGTTGTTGTTAATAGATCTATTTATATCGGTTCCCTTCTCAGGGGCAGGGAGGATTGAATCCCTGGATCAATTGAGTTGAGAATTCCGATGTTCCTAGTCTTGTGGATTCCACGGAGACTCCCCCATCCTAGCACCGGCTTGTCTGTAAGTCTTTTGCAGTTGGGGAACTCTGATTTCAGGAGGGCGATCGCTCCGGTTCCCCCGGTTTCCCTCTCCTTGGGGAGTTGTTGAATTGCCTCAATTGAGATAAAAAGCACCTCTTCCCCAGTCCCGAAGTCAACGGATAGGCTCCATCCGTACCCACTCTCTCCCTGGATTGTAACAACTAGCACCCTGGTGCAAACTCAGGCTGATTTCCCCGACTTGCTCCCCAGGGTCTAAGATTTCAGGGTCAATCCACCCCAGGATCTGGGAGGGTTTCTTCAAGAATCTATAAAAAATTTTTAAGATAGATGAAAATTTGTAACTTTTTTCGTAAAAATGCCCTATCCTATACTACTAGCAGATTTTAAGGTAGTTTTCCCTGGGTAGGTCCAGGAGAAACCACCCCGAAAAACTGCCCTAGATTGGGTTCCTTAGCAGTTGTTCATTTTGTAGAAACGACTGAGGCAGTCTGGGTCCTTGGTCATGGCTGATTCATTCACTCCCAAATATCCCAAATGAAAAACAAAATCGCAAGTTTAGCTGTTTTACTCGCTTTATCCACCTCTGTTGTAGCCTGCAATACCAATGAACCGGAAACCCCTGCTACGACTACCCCCACAGAGGAAGTTCCTGTAGACCAGACAGCCCCCGAAGCTGTAGAGACCCCGGCAACGACCCCCGAAGCGACTCCGACAACTCCGGCAACGACCCCCGAAGCGACTCCGACAACTCCGGAAACGACCCCCGAAGCAACTCCGACGACTCCGGAAACCGCTCCTTCTGCTCCTTAAAACAGACCAGCGACGGCTGTAGGAATTGGAATAACAACAACTACAAACGATTAACTTGCAGTAAGGGCCTCAACCTCGCGCCCTTGCTCAAGTCATTGGAGTCATAAACCCTTGACATTTGTCGAGGGTTATTTTTTGAGGATCCAGGACTGTGGGGAATTCTGCACCCTCCTTTCAAGCTAACTTCTGAAACTCAAATCTGATCAGGATTTGGGGCCATTTTGCCAGTCCAGGTCCGGGAGGAATGGCTCCCAAGTGGCCCCTAAAGCTAGAGGCTATATGCTCATGGAATTGAGGAATTTTTAAAATTTTCTAAAAAAATAGACAGGGCCAGCATTTTGACTTTAAAATACCACCTTCTCATCTAGGTCCTCAAAAGTCAAAAATCGTGATGAATTCAACTAAACTATCCGAAAACCTCCCGGCCATTTCAGAAAAAATTAAGAGCTGATTTGACTCAGATAAATTAAATAAAATATCTAAATAAACGAGGGTTATTAAAAGAAAAAGTGCCAAATTAACTCGCCAGGATTTTTGCAGTTGATGACCACAGAACTCTGAAAAAACCCCACTTGGTCTGATGGGGCATGATGCGAATGCTTGGAAACCTTAAACCCCGAGGCGTCTTTAACTTCTCAGGGTTTAGAAAATTGCGCCGAATTTTTGAAAAGCCCATTCTGCTAACTATCCAAGCAGTTTACAAAACTATATCCCCCGAACTCTTCAATCATTTTTCCAAAACTTTTCTTCAATATACTCTCCAATTCACTCCCCCTGAAAAATTAGCACCTTAGTTCGATCGCCGTCGCAGGACTTCTAATAACTTATGCAAATAATCCGGCAAGGGGGCGATCGCCTGAATAGTTTCCCCGGTTTCGGGATGTTCTAGGGTCAGACTCCAGGCGTGTAGCGCTTGTCCGGGCAGATTCACCCCCAGCGATCGCCCACTGGAATACACCGGATCACCGACGATGGGATGTCCAATATAGGCACTATGGAGGCGGATTTGATGAGTCCGTCCGGTTTCGAGTTGAAAATGAATTAAGGTATAATTCCCCAAGCGTTCTTTAATCTGCCAATGAGTCACCGCCAGTCTCCCGCCTTTTTCAACGGGAACGATCGCCATTTTCTTGCGATCGTGGGGATGTCGGGCGATCGGTGCATCGATGGTTCCGCTTTCGGTTTTCGGAACCCCATAAATAATCCCCAGATAGTCGCGACGGGCAGTTTTAGCTTGAATTTGACCTTGTAAATGTTGATGCGCGTGATCGGTTTTAGCAACAACGATCGCCCCACTGGTATCTTTATCCAAGCGATGAACAATCCCCGGACGCTGTACGCCGCCAATCCCGGACAAGTTCTCACAGTGCGCTAACAAGGCATTGACTAAGGTATCATCGGAATGTCCCGGTGCCGGATGAACCACTAAACCGGCGGGTTTATTGATGATAATCAGGCAGTCATCTTCATAGAGAATATCCAAGGGGATCTCGGTTGCGCCGATCTCCAAGGGTTCTGCGGGGGGAATCTCGATGCAGAGGCGATCGCCGGGTTCCACCATCATCTTTTTCGAGGTGCAAACCTGCCCATTGACTTTTACGCAATTTTGTGATATCAATTGCTGTATTCGCGACCGGGAGAGGTCCGGGAGTTGGGAC containing:
- a CDS encoding RluA family pseudouridine synthase; amino-acid sequence: MAIREINLEVNEVTDRLDRYLASQLPDLSRSRIQQLISQNCVKVNGQVCTSKKMMVEPGDRLCIEIPPAEPLEIGATEIPLDILYEDDCLIIINKPAGLVVHPAPGHSDDTLVNALLAHCENLSGIGGVQRPGIVHRLDKDTSGAIVVAKTDHAHQHLQGQIQAKTARRDYLGIIYGVPKTESGTIDAPIARHPHDRKKMAIVPVEKGGRLAVTHWQIKERLGNYTLIHFQLETGRTHQIRLHSAYIGHPIVGDPVYSSGRSLGVNLPGQALHAWSLTLEHPETGETIQAIAPLPDYLHKLLEVLRRRSN